In Corythoichthys intestinalis isolate RoL2023-P3 chromosome 11, ASM3026506v1, whole genome shotgun sequence, a single genomic region encodes these proteins:
- the slc25a48 gene encoding solute carrier family 25 member 48 isoform X2 — protein sequence MDWTSIAVVGCQLGYAWASSVVVGHPLDTVKTRLQAGKGYKSTMHCIVTTYRKEAAAGFFKGMSFPVATIAAYNSLVFGFFSNAQRSICKRRYGDERHPAGLVDVAAASMLTGLVSVSLGAPIDLVKIRLQMQTAGRAESFQLAGSMSSHGVTAAPAGARSLHVANSAGGAINVYRGPVHCINSIVQREGLRGLYRGGVAMLLRDIPGYALYFVPYAVFCDLLKSDGATAPHPCAIWLAGGLAGAISWVTATPADVVKSRLQADAHLHRKYNGVLHCILHSYKTEGVQVFFRGASVNAIRGFPMSATMFLGYELSLQFFQRF from the exons atggattggacgtctatcgccgtcgttGGCTGCCAATTGGgatatgcat GGGCATCCAGCGTGGTAGTGGGACATCCTCTGGACACTGTCAAG ACGCGGCtccaagctggaaaaggctacaaGAGCACCATGCACTGCATCGTCACCACCTACAGGAAGGAAGCG gCGGCAGGCTTCTTCAAAGGCATGTCCTTCCCCGTGGCCACCATCGCGGCCTACAACTCGCTGGTTTTCGGCTTCTTCAGCAACGCGCAGCGCTCCATCTGCAAGCGGCGCTATGGCGACGAGCGCCACCCCGCCGGATTGGTCGACGTGGCCGCCGCCAGCATGCTGACCGGCCTGGTGTCGGTGAGCCTCGGCGCCCCCATCGACCTGGTCAAGATTCGGCTACAGATGCAGACCGCTGGCAGGGCAG AAAGTTTCCAGTTGGCGGGCAGCATGTCATCTCACGGCGTGACGGCGGCGCCGGCGGGCGCGCGCTCGCTGCACGTGGCCAACAGCGCCGGCGGCGCCATCAACGTGTACCGCGGGCCCGTCCACTGCATCAACAGCATCGTGCAGCGCGAGGGACTCCGGGGTCTGTACCGGGGGGGCGTGGCCATGCTGCTCAGAGACATCCCCGGCTACGCGCTCTACTTCGTTCCCTACGCCGTCTTCTGCGACCTCCTCAAAAGCGACGGCGCTACCGCACCGCACCCCTGCGCCATTTGGTTAGCCGGCGGACTCGCAG GTGCCATTTCCTGGGTGACGGCCACGCCCGCTGACGTGGTGAAGAGTCGCCTGCAGGCCGACGCCCACCTGCACAGGAAGTACAACGGCGTCCTTCACTGCATTCTACACAGCTACAAGACTGAAGGCGTACAG GTGTTTTTTCGCGGCGCGTCAGTGAACGCCATCCGCGGCTTCCCCATGAGCGCCACCATGTTCTTGGGCTACGAGCTATCCTTGCAGTTCTTCCAGCGCTTTTAG
- the slc25a48 gene encoding solute carrier family 25 member 48 isoform X1: protein MTSNGFRIDDFLAGWVGGASSVVVGHPLDTVKTRLQAGKGYKSTMHCIVTTYRKEAAAGFFKGMSFPVATIAAYNSLVFGFFSNAQRSICKRRYGDERHPAGLVDVAAASMLTGLVSVSLGAPIDLVKIRLQMQTAGRAESFQLAGSMSSHGVTAAPAGARSLHVANSAGGAINVYRGPVHCINSIVQREGLRGLYRGGVAMLLRDIPGYALYFVPYAVFCDLLKSDGATAPHPCAIWLAGGLAGAISWVTATPADVVKSRLQADAHLHRKYNGVLHCILHSYKTEGVQVFFRGASVNAIRGFPMSATMFLGYELSLQFFQRF from the exons atgacTTCCAACGGCTTCCGGATAGATGACTTCCTCGCAGGATGGGTCGGAG GGGCATCCAGCGTGGTAGTGGGACATCCTCTGGACACTGTCAAG ACGCGGCtccaagctggaaaaggctacaaGAGCACCATGCACTGCATCGTCACCACCTACAGGAAGGAAGCG gCGGCAGGCTTCTTCAAAGGCATGTCCTTCCCCGTGGCCACCATCGCGGCCTACAACTCGCTGGTTTTCGGCTTCTTCAGCAACGCGCAGCGCTCCATCTGCAAGCGGCGCTATGGCGACGAGCGCCACCCCGCCGGATTGGTCGACGTGGCCGCCGCCAGCATGCTGACCGGCCTGGTGTCGGTGAGCCTCGGCGCCCCCATCGACCTGGTCAAGATTCGGCTACAGATGCAGACCGCTGGCAGGGCAG AAAGTTTCCAGTTGGCGGGCAGCATGTCATCTCACGGCGTGACGGCGGCGCCGGCGGGCGCGCGCTCGCTGCACGTGGCCAACAGCGCCGGCGGCGCCATCAACGTGTACCGCGGGCCCGTCCACTGCATCAACAGCATCGTGCAGCGCGAGGGACTCCGGGGTCTGTACCGGGGGGGCGTGGCCATGCTGCTCAGAGACATCCCCGGCTACGCGCTCTACTTCGTTCCCTACGCCGTCTTCTGCGACCTCCTCAAAAGCGACGGCGCTACCGCACCGCACCCCTGCGCCATTTGGTTAGCCGGCGGACTCGCAG GTGCCATTTCCTGGGTGACGGCCACGCCCGCTGACGTGGTGAAGAGTCGCCTGCAGGCCGACGCCCACCTGCACAGGAAGTACAACGGCGTCCTTCACTGCATTCTACACAGCTACAAGACTGAAGGCGTACAG GTGTTTTTTCGCGGCGCGTCAGTGAACGCCATCCGCGGCTTCCCCATGAGCGCCACCATGTTCTTGGGCTACGAGCTATCCTTGCAGTTCTTCCAGCGCTTTTAG
- the slc25a48 gene encoding solute carrier family 25 member 48 isoform X3 has translation MTSNGFRIDDFLAGWVGGASSVVVGHPLDTVKTRLQAGKGYKSTMHCIVTTYRKEAAAGFFKGMSFPVATIAAYNSLVFGFFSNAQRSICKRRYGDERHPAGLVDVAAASMLTGLVSVSLGAPIDLVKIRLQMQTAGRAGAISWVTATPADVVKSRLQADAHLHRKYNGVLHCILHSYKTEGVQVFFRGASVNAIRGFPMSATMFLGYELSLQFFQRF, from the exons atgacTTCCAACGGCTTCCGGATAGATGACTTCCTCGCAGGATGGGTCGGAG GGGCATCCAGCGTGGTAGTGGGACATCCTCTGGACACTGTCAAG ACGCGGCtccaagctggaaaaggctacaaGAGCACCATGCACTGCATCGTCACCACCTACAGGAAGGAAGCG gCGGCAGGCTTCTTCAAAGGCATGTCCTTCCCCGTGGCCACCATCGCGGCCTACAACTCGCTGGTTTTCGGCTTCTTCAGCAACGCGCAGCGCTCCATCTGCAAGCGGCGCTATGGCGACGAGCGCCACCCCGCCGGATTGGTCGACGTGGCCGCCGCCAGCATGCTGACCGGCCTGGTGTCGGTGAGCCTCGGCGCCCCCATCGACCTGGTCAAGATTCGGCTACAGATGCAGACCGCTGGCAGGGCAG GTGCCATTTCCTGGGTGACGGCCACGCCCGCTGACGTGGTGAAGAGTCGCCTGCAGGCCGACGCCCACCTGCACAGGAAGTACAACGGCGTCCTTCACTGCATTCTACACAGCTACAAGACTGAAGGCGTACAG GTGTTTTTTCGCGGCGCGTCAGTGAACGCCATCCGCGGCTTCCCCATGAGCGCCACCATGTTCTTGGGCTACGAGCTATCCTTGCAGTTCTTCCAGCGCTTTTAG